The Pelmatolapia mariae isolate MD_Pm_ZW linkage group LG10_11, Pm_UMD_F_2, whole genome shotgun sequence genome includes a region encoding these proteins:
- the cabz01093075.1 gene encoding C-C chemokine receptor type 5 isoform X2, giving the protein MNSTISTTESFSTPPTENSPAYSSEYTTYFYEYDPSMFDGFEPCVYVRHGATFLPAIYIIFFLLGLLGNSLVFWVITCGARLRTMTDVCLLNLAIADLLLVCSLPFLAHQAKDQWVFGDAMCKIVLGIYHIVFYCGIFFISLMSIDRYLAIVHAVCAMRARTRSFGMIAAAITWGAGFLASFPDLIFLREQRNVSGQHTCDPGFPEVNSSVHFWQVFSIVKMNIVGLLIPIIILGFCYSQIIWRLLNSQSSKKQAIRLVVIVVAIFFCCWIPYNVASLFRALELKHQLLDCGHSKAIRLALQITEAIAYSHSCLNPILYVFVGEKFRRHLLRMINRSPCRLCQLIKVFIPQDRISTSVYSQTTSVDERSTAM; this is encoded by the exons ATGAATTCCaccatcagcaccacggaaag CTTCAGCACGCCTCCAACTGAAAATAGTCCTGCATATAGTTCTGAATATACTACTTACTTTTATGAATATGACCCATCCATGTTCGATGGATTTGAACCATGTGTATATGTGCGACACGGAGCAACTTTTCTTCCTGCCATCTACATCATTTTCTTCCTGCTGGGCCTTCTGGGTAACTCTCTGGTCTTCTGGGTCATTACTTGTGGAGCGCGACTCCGCACCATGACCGACGTGTGCTTGTTAAACTTGGCCATCGCTGACCTCCTTTTGGTATGTTCCCTGCCCTTCCTAGCCCACCAAGCCAAGGACCAGTGGGTGTTTGGGGATGCTATGTGCAAAATAGTCTTGGGCATTTATCATATTGTCTTTTACTGTGGGATATTTTTTATCAGTCTAATGAGCATTGATCGGTACTTGGCTATAGTGCATGCTGTTTGTGCAATGAGAGCACGTACACGCTCCTTTGGAATGATTGCAGCTGCTATTACATGGGGAGCAGGATTTCTGGCTTCTTTTCCTGACTTGATCTTCCTCAGAGAGCAAAGAAATGTGTCGGGACAGCACACTTGCGATCCTGGATTTCCAGAAGTGAATTCCAGTGTTCATTTTTGGCAGGTCTTCAGCATCGTTAAAATGAACATTGTAGGCCTGCTCATCCCGATCATCATTCTGGGTTTCTGCTACTCACAGATCATCTGGAGGTTATTGAACAGCCAGTCATCCAAGAAACAAGCTATCCGCCTTGTTGTCATAGTGGTAGCTATTTTCTTCTGTTGCTGGATTCCCTACAACGTTGCATCACTTTTCCGAGCACTGGAGCTAAAGCACCAGTTGTTAGATTGTGGGCACAGCAAAGCCATCAGACTGGCTTTACAAATCACAGAGGCCATTGCTTACTCTCACAGTTGCCTCAACCCCATCCTGTATGTGTTTGTCGGGGAGAAGTTCAGGAGGCACCTGTTGCGGATGATAAACAGATCTCCCTGCAGACTGTGCCAGCTGATCAAGGTCTTCATACCACAGGACAGAATTTCTACATCAGTCTACTCACAAACTACCAGCGTGGATGAGAGGAGCACTGCTATGTAG
- the cabz01093075.1 gene encoding C-C chemokine receptor type 5 isoform X1: MDETTETDFTFSLNLTESSLFQGFSTPPTENSPAYSSEYTTYFYEYDPSMFDGFEPCVYVRHGATFLPAIYIIFFLLGLLGNSLVFWVITCGARLRTMTDVCLLNLAIADLLLVCSLPFLAHQAKDQWVFGDAMCKIVLGIYHIVFYCGIFFISLMSIDRYLAIVHAVCAMRARTRSFGMIAAAITWGAGFLASFPDLIFLREQRNVSGQHTCDPGFPEVNSSVHFWQVFSIVKMNIVGLLIPIIILGFCYSQIIWRLLNSQSSKKQAIRLVVIVVAIFFCCWIPYNVASLFRALELKHQLLDCGHSKAIRLALQITEAIAYSHSCLNPILYVFVGEKFRRHLLRMINRSPCRLCQLIKVFIPQDRISTSVYSQTTSVDERSTAM, translated from the exons ATGGACGAGACCACCGAAACTGACTTTACTTTCAGTTTGAATCTTACTGAATCTTCACTTTTCCAAGG CTTCAGCACGCCTCCAACTGAAAATAGTCCTGCATATAGTTCTGAATATACTACTTACTTTTATGAATATGACCCATCCATGTTCGATGGATTTGAACCATGTGTATATGTGCGACACGGAGCAACTTTTCTTCCTGCCATCTACATCATTTTCTTCCTGCTGGGCCTTCTGGGTAACTCTCTGGTCTTCTGGGTCATTACTTGTGGAGCGCGACTCCGCACCATGACCGACGTGTGCTTGTTAAACTTGGCCATCGCTGACCTCCTTTTGGTATGTTCCCTGCCCTTCCTAGCCCACCAAGCCAAGGACCAGTGGGTGTTTGGGGATGCTATGTGCAAAATAGTCTTGGGCATTTATCATATTGTCTTTTACTGTGGGATATTTTTTATCAGTCTAATGAGCATTGATCGGTACTTGGCTATAGTGCATGCTGTTTGTGCAATGAGAGCACGTACACGCTCCTTTGGAATGATTGCAGCTGCTATTACATGGGGAGCAGGATTTCTGGCTTCTTTTCCTGACTTGATCTTCCTCAGAGAGCAAAGAAATGTGTCGGGACAGCACACTTGCGATCCTGGATTTCCAGAAGTGAATTCCAGTGTTCATTTTTGGCAGGTCTTCAGCATCGTTAAAATGAACATTGTAGGCCTGCTCATCCCGATCATCATTCTGGGTTTCTGCTACTCACAGATCATCTGGAGGTTATTGAACAGCCAGTCATCCAAGAAACAAGCTATCCGCCTTGTTGTCATAGTGGTAGCTATTTTCTTCTGTTGCTGGATTCCCTACAACGTTGCATCACTTTTCCGAGCACTGGAGCTAAAGCACCAGTTGTTAGATTGTGGGCACAGCAAAGCCATCAGACTGGCTTTACAAATCACAGAGGCCATTGCTTACTCTCACAGTTGCCTCAACCCCATCCTGTATGTGTTTGTCGGGGAGAAGTTCAGGAGGCACCTGTTGCGGATGATAAACAGATCTCCCTGCAGACTGTGCCAGCTGATCAAGGTCTTCATACCACAGGACAGAATTTCTACATCAGTCTACTCACAAACTACCAGCGTGGATGAGAGGAGCACTGCTATGTAG
- the si:cabz01093077.1 gene encoding C-C chemokine receptor type 2, which produces MSDNGTSNYSDIYDYDYNDTCDQDASSDFIGSMGLTVLCYVLFCVGILGNSTVLWVLLRHVKLRTMTDVCLLNLTLSDLLVAVSLPLWAYSSQNLGLCKIKTGVYQLGFYSGTLFVTFMSVDRYLAIVHAVAAIRARTRRYGITASIIIWAISVTMATPRVVFASLESDDNTSECQPIYPEETKHFWKLQRNFSENTVGLFLCLPIMIFCYVKILIVLSKSRNSNRNKAVKLIFIIVCVFVVCWVPYNVAVFFKTLELFEINLGLDPCVSSKTLNATMSIAEIIALSHCCVNPVIYAFVGEKFRKSLNKVMAKYLGWSYQSSGPYSHRDTTDKETSNTPVRSEY; this is translated from the exons ATGTCAGATAACGGGACCTCTAACTACTCAGACATTTATGACTATGATTACAATGATACCTGCGATCAGGATGCAAGTTCGGATTTCATTGGATCCATGGGCTTAACAGTGCTTTGCTATGTGCTGTTTTGTGTTGGCATTCTAG GAAACAGCACAGTCCTGTGGGTCCTCCTGCGACATGTTAAGCTCAGAACTATGACTGATGTATGTCTTCTCAACCTGACTCTGTCTGACCTCTTAGTGGCTGTATCACTGCCCCTCTGGGCCTACAGTTCCCAGAACCTCGGCTTATGCAAAATAAAGACAGGAGTTTATCAG TTAGGCTTCTACAGTGGGACCTTGTTCGTGACCTTCATGAGCGTGGACCGCTACCTGGCCATCGTCCATGCCGTGGCAGCCATTCGAGCCCGGACACGTCGCTACGGCATCACAGCCAGCATCATTATTTGGGCGATATCTGTCACTATGGCAACCCCTCGGGTGGTATTTGCCTCCTTGGAGTCTGATGATAACACCTCAGAGTGCCAGCCCATCTATCCAGAAGAAACGAAGCATTTCTGGAAGTTGCAGCGCAACTTCAGTGAGAACACAGTGGGCCTTTTTCTGTGCCTTCCCATCATGATTTTCTGCTATGTGAAAATCCTCATTGTGCTGTCAAAGTCCAGGAACTCTAATAGGAACAAGGCTGTGAAGCTGATTTtcatcattgtgtgtgtgtttgtggtgtgctGGGTTCCCTATAATGTTGCAGTTTTTTTCAAAACACTGGAGCTGTTTGAAATAAACCTGGGACTCGACCCCTGTGTGAGTTCAAAAACCCTCAACGCTACCATGAGCATTGCCGAGATTATCGCGCtgtcccactgctgtgtaaatCCAGTGATCTACGCATTTGTAGGAGAGAAGTTTAGGAAGTCATTGAACAAGGTGATGGCTAAATACCTTGGCTGGAGTTACCAAAGCAGTGGTCCTTACAGCCACAGGGATACCACAGACAAAGAAACCTCCAACACACCTGTAAGATCAGAGTATTAA
- the LOC134635419 gene encoding C-C chemokine receptor type 2-like, translating to MPGENITEYTTMYDYSTFFTDDGNYTPISYSDVMDFIRVFLATLYSLVFILGFIGNGLVVCVLVKHRNQSNLTDICLFNLALSDLLFVFTLPFYSHYARVGQWTFGDFMCRLVSGSHQTGFFSSIFFMVVMTLDRYMIILHAHRVARYRTKRAAIILTLLVWMLSLFVSLPDFIFTQETEEYQKFGCDYPEDSKVWAHYNLFTANLLGLVIPLLVMVGCYSRIIPTLVSMRTSKKHRIVKLIICIVVAFFLLWAPYNISRFLKFLQEKGKIPHDETWEKNLMKSIIVTQALAYAHCCLNPIIYAFVGEKFMRRALQLLKKLVPGYSRDVADRRSTVMSRSTEVTSTYIYGGQL from the exons ATGCCAG GAGAGAACATCACAGAATACACCACAATGTATGATTACAGCACTTTTTTTACTGACGATGGAAACTACACTCCTATCAGCTACAGCGACGTAATGGACTTCATCAGAGTGTTTCTGGCCACTCTCTATAGTTTGGTTTTCATCCTGGGCTTCATAG GTAACGGACTAGTGGTGTGTGTCCTGGTGAAGCATCGCAATCAGAGCAACTTGACAGACATCTGCCTCTTCAACCTGGCTCTCTCTGACCTCCTCTTTGTCTTCACGCTGCCTTTCTACTCTCACTATGCCAGGGTCGGCCAGTGGACTTTTGGAGACTTCATGTGCCGTTTAGTCTCCGGCTCTCACCAGACTGGCTTCTTCAGCAGCATCTTCTTCATGGTTGTCATGACGCTGGACCGTTACATGATCATCTTGCACGCTCACAGGGTTGCACGTTATCGTACAAAGAGGGCAGCCATCATTCTGACCTTGCTCGTTTGGATGCTGagcttgtttgtctctctgccgGATTTTATcttcacacaggaaacagaagagTACCAGAAGTTTGGATGTGACTATCCTGAGGACAGCAAAGTCTGGGCTCATTACAACCTGTTCACCGCAAATTTGCTGGGTCTCGTGATTCCATTGTTGGTGATGGTAGGTTGCTACTCCAGGATCATCCCGACACTGGTGAGCATGAGGACCTCAAAGAAGCACCGGATTGTCAAGCTGATCATCTGTATAGTGGTTGCATTTTTCTTGCTCTGGGCTCCATATAACATTTCCCGTTTCTTGAAGTTTCttcaggaaaaaggaaaaatcccACATGATGAAACTTGGGAGAAAAATTTAATGAAATCAATAATAGTGACCCAGGCCTTGGCTTACGCTCACTGCTGTCTGAACCCCATCATATACGCTTTTGTGGGAGAGAAATTTATGAGACGAGCCTTGCAGCTGCTGAAAAAGTTGGTGCCTGGTTACAGCAGAGATGTGGCAGACAGGAGAAGCACAGTTATGTCCAGATCCACTGAAGTCACCTCCACTTACATCTATGGAGGTCAGTTGTAG